Part of the Ictalurus furcatus strain D&B chromosome 28, Billie_1.0, whole genome shotgun sequence genome is shown below.
AAAGGTAAGGTAAAAGAGGATTAAGAGCCAAATAATACCCACTATATCTATGTTCAAGTCATCCAGATCATTTTGAAAGTTTTGCAGTAGTAAGACATGTCACATAAGTAGCTGGTCTACTCATACATGCGTTTTAatttatacactgatcagccgtaacattaaagcACTGAgaggtgatgtgaataacattatctcattacagtggcacttgTTAAGGGGTGAGATACATTAAGTGACAaataagtgaacagtcagttctcaaagttgatgtgttggaagcaggaaaaatgggaaagTGTGAGGATTTgagcaaccaaaaaaaaagttcaattcaattcagttttatttgtatagtgctttcaacaacagacattgtcccaaagcagctttacagaaatgtataaattcaggatgcagattttaaatgtatgaatttatcgcTAATGAGCAAATCAGAAGCAATGGtgtcaaggaaaaactccctgggatgatatgaggaagaaaccttaagaggaaccagactcaaaaaggaacccatcctcatctgggtgacaccggctagtatgattataaataagtaaataaatcccttctgtaaatgtgctaatactacatggtcaaattgTGCAGTtttgtaaccaggaaaattcattatagtctgttttgttgaactgttttgtccactgttcactgatggagacttgaatgcaaaactgtttgtggcaattggaGTCTTTGTGGCTATTTTCACATTAGCTGTATAAACTGAAGTATGATAGGGAATTGAAAACAGTTCTAAAATAGCTTAACAGCTAATACATGTCCAAATACTtacaataaaattaattattttatgctAAATCAACATAAATGAAGAATACTTATTTGTTTCCtatttattgtaaattttcAGTTGTATTTCGGTATTGACCAACTGTGGGGTGTTTAATAAAATTCTTAAAATTCATTAAAAGATTTCTCTGTACCCATAGTAAATTTATACAATATagatacagtacaatacacATATAGAATAAATTTggaaagagtaaaaaaaaaattcaaactcaTCCTACTCTGAATTTGCATCATATGACCATATCAGAAGGACccatataaagaaaaaagcagtgggcctaaaacagaaccttgcagAACACcaagaaattatttttagaaggagtTTGATTACTTTTGGTATAATTTGTTTGAAGAAATgtgtaggtaagggatctagtatacaagttgacaATTTTGATcaagaaattaatgaaataagTTCGGTCTCTcgaaggggagtaaaacattctaattgtTGATCCGATACGgctatattattatctacaagATTTGTTATGAGGGTATGGTTTTAAATGTATAGTTGGaattttttgtctaatattttcaattttgccaATTAAAAAATCCATGAAATCATCGCTCctatatataatgattgtgtatGTTTCtatggtggttttattcctagttttATTCCCAATAGTTTTATTCctaattttgctacagtattaaataagaatctaggattatttttgttatcttcaattagggtggagagagagactgatctagcagcactaagagattttctgtAGTTCAGGAGgttctccttccatgctgtttgaaatactaccaatttggtttgatgccatttacgttctaattttTGAgagtctgttttaaggttcatgtgtgatcattataccagggtgctagcgtGTAGTGGAATATTGACTCTAAACATTCAGTTgcctgatcaagttctttgAGTTCAGATGGTGATCCAGACATAGTTGatatctctgggaggttattgataaaACTCTGTGAAGTACGCTGTAGAGTGGCAAGGTGtatatattatgatcaatacgcaATTTAAATGCGATAATGATCTGAGAAAGCTTCAAACTGCGGAAATGTTCCAAATTATGATAGCGAGATGTCTGGGTCAGCGCATCTCCAAAATGggaggtcttgtggggtgttccttgTATGCAGTgcttagtacctaccaaaattgGTCCAAGTAAGGACAACCAGTAAACCGGCAAGAAAGTCATTGGCACCCAAGGCTGTGCATGGGGGGGCGAAGGCTAACTCGTccggtctgatcccacagaagagctactgtagcacaaatccctgaaaaagttcatgctggctatgatggaaaggtgtcagaacacggTGCATTGcggcttgctgcatatggggctgcgtagaGGCAAACTGTGACGAGTAcacatgctgacccctgtccaccgctgaaagcacctacaatgggcacgcgAGCATCAGAGCTGGTCCATGgtgcagtggaagaaggtggcctggtctgatgaatcacgttttcttttatatcatgtggatggccaggtgcgtgtgcgtcgcttaccgggggaagagatggcaccaggatgcattatgggaagaaggcaagccagtggaggtagtgtgattCTCCGGGCAATGTTACTTcaggtcctggcattcatgtggctgttactttgacacataccaccaacctaaacattgttgcagaccaagtacacctcttcatggctgCGGTGTTACCTAattgcagtggcctctttcagcagcatAATGTGCAttgcaacactgcaaaaaaatgttccagaatggtttgaggaacatgacaaagtgttCGTGGTGTTGAATTGACCTCCAAATAACCCCAGATCTCAGTTCGATCGAGCATCGGTGGGATGtgccataaaaacaaaaaaggtctgatccatggaggcctcaccacgcaacttacaggacttaatgGATCTGCTGCAAATGTCTTTGCAgcgccagataccacagcactccttcagaggtcttgtggagtccatgcctcgatgggtcagagctgttttggtggcacaagggggacctacatgATATGAtccaggtggttttaatgttgtgtaggTGTTATGGTGTTTATGTCTGATTTTATGCAAAGTGACTTAGTAGTGTGGCCAGAAGCAATCAAGGTATAGAACTGAGAGTTTGACGGTTAAGGATCTGTGGCTGTCTTGCAGTCCAGGTTTTTGAGCTGCACCGAAATTTTGGCCACTAAAATATATCAGAAACCAGTTTGACTGAAAAGTTACACTCTTTCACCCACTACATTTTTGATAGCAGAACATCCCAGTTAATGTGCagtcctttgttttgtttaatggataatctttctttctctttccagcGGAATGCAACATTCAGACCTCTCCGTCTCCTGGGATCCAGGTTAGACATGTATACACACCTTCCACCACCAAGCACTTCTCGCCGATCAAGCAGTCGACCACACTTACCAATAAGCACCGGGGCAACGAAGTCTCCTCCACTCCACTGCTTGTTCACTGTGAGCCAAACACCTTTCTTTTCAGAATTTTTGTGATCAACCACAAACTGAAGCTGTACTTTTTTCCAGCGTACATTCTGAGCTGGATAAAACCATAAATGTTTTCTATGGGCAACAAACTCATCTTCCTAATTATTTAATTCCAACAGAAAATGCAACTAGATAACTCAATCGCAACTCATTTTATGCATCCAGACAAGAATTATTGACCTAAAAATGCTGATGTGTAAATGCACTCAAATTTTATAGTAGATTTGAAGCTGATCACTCCAATTCACACATACTTGAGGAGGGTTGAGATGTATTTCAGACAGATTTAAAACGCCATATAAAATGGTGTGTTTTGATGCAGCAATTGTATTGTGgtggaaacaaaaataaaaactggaaaCAAGGAGGTTAGATATTAAGTGTTATGGGCGGATatgtttattacacattatactgtacatcagaGTTTagtaacacatttaaaatgattaaaatctGATCAGGACgtaaatgcataaaaatgacTAGGTGTGAATAGAGTCTTAGAtcagtttaaaatgtttgttccaAATGAATTTCCAGCTGTTCACTACATTTGGTAGACAGCACAATTTActgtaaatgattcattttgtttgtatgttgttgattttttccAGCTCTGTCCATTCACCAACTTGCAGCACAAGGAGAAATGATATATTTAGCCAGCCGAATAGAACAAGGTAAGGCTCTATATTCAAAagactcctttttaaaaatgccactTAACTATTACAAACTGTTTTGAGTTACAGATTTCTGAGTTACGGATTTGTCgtgtaacaatttacactggtTTGGCTTTGTCTCTCCGCCAATCAGAGGCAGCAATAAACCTGCAGGATGAAGAGGGCTTCACACCGCTAATGTGGGCTGCAGCTCAtggtcaaattgctgtggtggaGTTTCTACTCCAGAGTGTGAGTGCAGTGATCATTGTTCATCAAAGTTGCATACAGTTAAATCTGATCATAAAACAAGCATATGTAAAGCCCAAAGTCAGTTACCTCATTCATCAATTTTATCTATGATCTCAAACTCGTATCTGATCAGAGTGAGTACATTTGAGCTGACTTCAGATAAATCTGTCCTACaatatatagccaaaagtatgtgaacacctgaccatcgcaTCCAtgtatatgtggttcttccccaaactttcaccacaaagttggaagcacacaatggtacagaatttttttgtatgctgtagcaattataatttcccttcactggaactaagaggcccaaacatgtttcagcatgacagtgcctctgtgcacaaagcaagctccatgaagacatggtttgccaagtgttggaactcaagtgtcctgcacagagccctgacctccacctcattgaacacctttgggatgaactggaacacagactgcaccccaggcctcatTGCttgacatcagtacctgacctcactaatgatcTTGTGGCTGATTGGGCACAAATCCCTATAGCCATGTTTGAAGATcttagtggaaagtcttcctaGAAGAGGGAAGGTTATTATAGCATCAAAGGGGGACtaagtctggaatgggatgtacaaaaagcacatataggtgtgatggtcaggtccaTAAACTTTTCGCCATATACGCACCATCCTAAcgtagtttttctttttttttttagggtgcAGACCCCCACATTTTGGCTAAAGGAAGAGAAAGTGCATTATCATTGGCCTGCAGTAAAGGGTACACAGATATCGTCAGAATGCTCATTGACTGTGGTGTCAATGTCAATGAATATGACTGGGTAAGAATTTACAAAAATCAGATTAACACAACTACCCCAGATGTACTCGTTCAACCAAGACACGTTTTGGTGTCTGCcctaatataatttttaaacagtgtgCTTTGTACAAAATCATAAAGAGAACAAATATCCAAATTTTAGTTTAAACTGGAACTTTGAACTGTTATGCCTTCAAACTTGAACAATACAAGGAAAAAGTGATAATGGCTGTCACCTAAATGTACAACATTCAGCTacacagtgactacgtttacatggacagcagtaatctaattattgaccttactctgagtaagacaatattgtgattaatgtGTTCACATGactcgcttttagaatactcctttcatgttcccgttttacatgttatagaacatagtttgattaacagcacacatcattacgtcaccgcactgtccgacgttccctccagaatttcacgtaccAACATACAGTTAGttttcgttatggtaccgtatacagttttgggtgtttttatttgcattttttacgaacgcttccagtgcggttaattatttgttatgctgtacgtgcaaatagacgactgcttgaagccatgggctgcgtcccaaaccgcgtacttaccgtctatatagtagccgaggtacatgtatttctcctactacaggcctatagtaggcaagtatgttTTAGGATGCAGCCATACTCtattgtttgccgtaaaacggttgagcactgccgtgtgtgtacgtgtcctgtcgcaaaatgcggtgaaaactctcacacgatgttaatagtgtgattaaggtgtttacatgtctgtaatgcacgttgataatgcgactaaaacaggaataatccacatgtcttaattcgatttgtgtttactttgagtatgaccttaattagattaaggtaattaaaaattgctgtttacatggtagttttttaatcagagtattgtcttaatcgggttaatagtggattattgttgtccatgtaaacgcactgagtgaCGTCATACTATGTCCTAATCTGCACAAGTCTGTGTGATTAAGAACTGGATGCAGTTTAAGGCAGATAGTAAATgctgatttacattacaaaagtTTCTAGCTAATGTATGAACAAACACCAAAGCGTCTTTGATTGACTGCAGGCAGGGTAAGAAAAATGTGTAAACTTTACAGCCAAGCTATACATTTAACTTAAGAGCTGTGAGATGATAGAGTTGTACtactcggctcaaccacactcaagccaacctgTACAGCCAGGAGCCTTGGGGTGAcctttgatgacagcttgacctttacagaccacgtttcaacaactgcacgttactgtaggttcattctgtataacatcaagaaaagcagaccctatctcaccaaacaggctacacagctactagtccaggctcttgtcatctcaaaactggactactgcaactcactactctcgggcctcccagccagctccatcaaaccccttcaaatggttcagaatgcagcagcatgcctcgtcttcaaccagcccaaaaggacccatgtcacacccctcttcacctccttccactggcttcctgtatccgcccgtatcaaattctaggccttgatgctcacatacaagaccttgtctggaacagcaccctcctacctcaactctctcctgaaggcttacgttccctcacacaatctgcgatcgattaacgaccgacgcttagtggttactactcagcatggctcaaggtccctttccagaaccttcacactaactgtccctcaatggtggaatgaacttccgacctcaatccggacagcaaaatctgtcactatcttaaaaaaacagctaaagacccacctcttccatgaacacttaactaacccctaaaacaccaaccccacattatcctttaaaaataggaaaatgaataaaaaagctttggcacttacacctctactctgcacactctgcttttctagaactcaatttaaaaaatcttgtatggtagcactacttgtattgttctccgcttgttatatcactttgcttgtatttccttatttgtaagtcactttggataaaagtgtctgctaaattaataaatgtaaatgtactatattattattactatactattactattcCTACTATAATCATGTTTATGCTCGTCACAGAATGGAGGAGCTCCTATACTTTATGCAGTGCACGGGAACCATGTCCGCTGTGTGGAACTACTCTTGGGTAAGAGCGCAATAACTTGAACTTGGACAAAGCTTATGtcattagaaaaggt
Proteins encoded:
- the ankra2 gene encoding ankyrin repeat family A protein 2; amino-acid sequence: MASEEMEGMCPLPEMTTIKVEPAVTIGTAEDTGSQNVAMGPKFILPNRFDMNVCSRFVKSLNEEDSKNIQDQVNSDLEVASVLFKAECNIQTSPSPGIQVRHVYTPSTTKHFSPIKQSTTLTNKHRGNEVSSTPLLVHSLSIHQLAAQGEMIYLASRIEQEAAINLQDEEGFTPLMWAAAHGQIAVVEFLLQSGADPHILAKGRESALSLACSKGYTDIVRMLIDCGVNVNEYDWNGGAPILYAVHGNHVRCVELLLENGADPTMESDSGFNAMDMAVAMGHRHVQQVMEAHLLKLLQGIKE